A single Triticum dicoccoides isolate Atlit2015 ecotype Zavitan chromosome 2A, WEW_v2.0, whole genome shotgun sequence DNA region contains:
- the LOC119355302 gene encoding esterase AGAP003155-like codes for MGSLAGGVGARRPRFLCLHGFRTSGEIMRKQVVGKWPAEVTARLDLVFADAPFPAEGKSDVHGIFDPPYYEWFQFDKGFTEYRNFDKCLAYIEELMIKEGPFDGLMGFSQGSILSGALPGLQEQGLALTRVPKIKYLIIIGGAKFRSPAIADKAYANMIKIPSLHFLGDNDFLKPHGEQLIESFVDPFIIRHPKGHTVPRLVDETSLEVMSRFLDKMEKEISELPSVKAEAEAEAAADVDEKEVCI; via the exons ATGGGCAGCCTCGCCGGCGGGGTCGGGGCCAGGCGGCCGCGGTTCCTGTGCCTGCACGGCTTCCGGACCAGCGGCGAGATCATGCGGAAGCAGGTGGTGGGGAAGTGGCCCGCCGAGGTCACGGCGCGCCTCGACCTCGTCTTCGCCGACGCGCCCTTCCCGGCCGAGGGCAAGTCCGACGTCCACGGCATCTTCGACCCGCCCTACTACGAGTGGTTCCAGTTCGACAAG GGATTCACGGAGTACAGGAATTTCGACAAATGCCTGGCTTACATCGAGGAGCTCATGATCAAAGAAGGGCCCTTTGATGGACTAATGGGTTTCTCCCAG GGCTCGATTCTATCTGGCGCACTTCCGGGGCTCCAAGAACAA GGATTGGCCTTGACTAGAGTTCCTAAGATCAAGTACCTCATAATCATAGGCGGCGCCAAGTTCCGCTCACCCGCAATAGCCGATAAGGCCTACGCCAACATGATCAAAATCCCCTCGCTTCACTTCCTCG GCGACAATGACTTCCTTAAACCCCATGGTGAACAGCTCATAGAGTCATTTGTGGATCCATTCATTATACGTCACCCAAAGGGCCACACGGTCCCAAGGCTCGTTG ATGAGACGAGTTTGGAAGTCATGTCCCGTTTCCTTGACAAGATGGAAAAGGAGATATCTGAACTTCCATCCGTCAAGGCTGAGGCCGAGGCTGAAGCAGCCGCTGATGTTGACGAAAAAGAAGTGTGCATCTGA